One genomic region from Eriocheir sinensis breed Jianghai 21 unplaced genomic scaffold, ASM2467909v1 Scaffold1583, whole genome shotgun sequence encodes:
- the LOC126990356 gene encoding titin-like isoform X8 translates to MKEEKAKAEETNAVVEKTVPAVTPAKVVRKDVPSVGEGKDSVVTRVVEPVTPSVVAEKVPVVTNQTVAEKIPPTVTEGKVHVVKEEKVIEKVVPSVTEEKLPVVTKEKVVEEAAPSVTQEIVSVSKEQAELPLVAEEKKVIEKIIPSVTEGKVPVVPQQEVVEKVVPSPTEEKVPVVTQERVIEQNVPQERVIEQSVPQERVIERSVPQERVTEQNVPQERVIEQSVPQERVIERVVPQERAIEQAAPTATEEKVPVVTQESVIEQNAPQERVIEQNASQKRVIEQNAPQERVIEQNAPQERVIEQNAPQERVIEQNAPQERVVEQNVPQEMVIEQNAPQERVIERVAPQERGIEQAAPTATEGKVPVVIKKKVTEQAAPSVTEEIVTVSKEKEEVPVVTEEKVPAVRNETVIEKITPSVTEEKVVNQRKVVSYEDATENQENQVTGDEETDETELKFIITIQERIVREQTVSITPVMDKDANTRRNGKVAKKLLKRILKKVARAVREELSKRHKTAGAGQ, encoded by the exons atgaaggaagaaaaagcaaaggctgaagaaacaaatgctgtcgttgaaaagacagtccctgctgtgacgccggcgaaggttgttagaaaggatgtgccctcggtgggagaaggaaaagactccgTTGTGACTCGAGTTGTTGAACCCGTTACCCCTTCGGTGGTAGCAGAAAAAGTAcccgttgtgacaaatcagaccGTTGCTGAAAAGATTCCCCCTACGGTGACCGAAGGAAAAGTCCACgttgttaaagaagagaaagttattgaaaaggttgtgccctcggtgacggaagaaaaactccccgttgtgacaaaggagaaggttgttgaggaggctgccccttcggtgacacaggagatcgtaagtgtgtctaaggagcaagcagaacttcctctcgtggcagaggagaagaaggttattgaaaagattatcccctcggtgacagaaggaaaagtcccggtagtccctcaacaggaggttgtAGAAAAAGTTGTCCCTTcgccgacagaagaaaaagttcctgttgtgacacaagaaagggttattgagcagaatgtcccacaagaaagggttattgaacagtctgtcccacaagaaagggttattgaaagg tctgtcccacaagaaagggttactgagcagaatgtcccacaagaaagggttattgaacagtctgtcccacaagaaagggttattgaaagggttgtcccacaagaaagggctattgaacaggccgcccctacggcgacagaagaaaaagttcctgttgtgacacaagaaagtgttattgaacagaatgccccacaagaaagggttattgaacagaatgcctcACAaaaaagggttattgaacagaatgccccacaagaaagg gttattgaacagaatgccccacaagaaagggttattgaacagaatgccccacaagaaagggttattgaacagaatgccccacaagaaagggttgttgaacagaatgtcccacaagaaatggttattgaacagaatgccccacaagaaagggttattgaaagggttgccccacaagaaaggggtattgaacaggctgcccctacggcgacagaaggaaaagttcccgttgtgataaaaaagaaggttactgaacaggctgccccttcggttacagaagagattgtcactgtttctaaagagaaagaagaagtccctgttgtaacagaggaaaaggttcccgctgtgagaaatgagacagttattgaaaagattactccttccgtaacagaagaaaaagttgtcaatcaacggaaggttgtttcttacgaagatgctacagaaaatcaggaaaatcaagTTACTGGAGATGAAGAAACGGACGAAACTGAATTGAAGTTTATCATCACCATACAAGAGAGAATAGTCCGCGAACAGACAGTCTCAATCACACCCGTGATGGATAAGGACGCCAacacaagaaggaatggaaaagtggcgaAGAAACTACTGAAAAGAATACTGAAGAAGGTTGCCCGCGCCGTACGGGAAGAATTAAGCAAGCGACACAAGACAGCGGGGGCGGGACAGTAG
- the LOC126990356 gene encoding dynein heavy chain-like protein 2 isoform X27 has translation MKEEKAKAEETNAVVEKTVPAVTPAKVVRKDVPSVGEGKDSVVTRVVEPVTPSVVAEKVPVVTNQTVAEKIPPTVTEGKVHVVKEEKVIEKVVPSVTEEKLPVVTKEKVVEEAAPSVTQEIVSVSKEQAELPLVAEEKKVIEKIIPSVTEGKVPVVPQQEVVEKVVPSPTEEKVPVVTQERVIEQNVPQERVIEQSVPQERVIEQNAPQERVIEQNAPQERVIEQNAPQERVIEQNAPQERVIEQNAPQERVVEQNVPQEMVIEQNAPQERVIERVAPQERGIEQAAPTATEGKVPVVIKKKVTEQAAPSVTEEIVTVSKEKEEVPVVTEEKVPAVRNETVIEKITPSVTEEKVVNQRKVVSYEDATENQENQVTGDEETDETELKFIITIQERIVREQTVSITPVMDKDANTRRNGKVAKKLLKRILKKVARAVREELSKRHKTAGAGQ, from the exons atgaaggaagaaaaagcaaaggctgaagaaacaaatgctgtcgttgaaaagacagtccctgctgtgacgccggcgaaggttgttagaaaggatgtgccctcggtgggagaaggaaaagactccgTTGTGACTCGAGTTGTTGAACCCGTTACCCCTTCGGTGGTAGCAGAAAAAGTAcccgttgtgacaaatcagaccGTTGCTGAAAAGATTCCCCCTACGGTGACCGAAGGAAAAGTCCACgttgttaaagaagagaaagttattgaaaaggttgtgccctcggtgacggaagaaaaactccccgttgtgacaaaggagaaggttgttgaggaggctgccccttcggtgacacaggagatcgtaagtgtgtctaaggagcaagcagaacttcctctcgtggcagaggagaagaaggttattgaaaagattatcccctcggtgacagaaggaaaagtcccggtagtccctcaacaggaggttgtAGAAAAAGTTGTCCCTTcgccgacagaagaaaaagttcctgttgtgacacaagaaagggttattgagcagaatgtcccacaagaaagggttattgaacagtctgtcccacaagaaagg gttattgaacagaatgccccacaagaaagggttattgaacagaatgccccacaagaaagg gttattgaacagaatgccccacaagaaagggttattgaacagaatgccccacaagaaagggttattgaacagaatgccccacaagaaagggttgttgaacagaatgtcccacaagaaatggttattgaacagaatgccccacaagaaagggttattgaaagggttgccccacaagaaaggggtattgaacaggctgcccctacggcgacagaaggaaaagttcccgttgtgataaaaaagaaggttactgaacaggctgccccttcggttacagaagagattgtcactgtttctaaagagaaagaagaagtccctgttgtaacagaggaaaaggttcccgctgtgagaaatgagacagttattgaaaagattactccttccgtaacagaagaaaaagttgtcaatcaacggaaggttgtttcttacgaagatgctacagaaaatcaggaaaatcaagTTACTGGAGATGAAGAAACGGACGAAACTGAATTGAAGTTTATCATCACCATACAAGAGAGAATAGTCCGCGAACAGACAGTCTCAATCACACCCGTGATGGATAAGGACGCCAacacaagaaggaatggaaaagtggcgaAGAAACTACTGAAAAGAATACTGAAGAAGGTTGCCCGCGCCGTACGGGAAGAATTAAGCAAGCGACACAAGACAGCGGGGGCGGGACAGTAG
- the LOC126990356 gene encoding titin-like isoform X5, which produces MKEEKAKAEETNAVVEKTVPAVTPAKVVRKDVPSVGEGKDSVVTRVVEPVTPSVVAEKVPVVTNQTVAEKIPPTVTEGKVHVVKEEKVIEKVVPSVTEEKLPVVTKEKVVEEAAPSVTQEIVSVSKEQAELPLVAEEKKVIEKIIPSVTEGKVPVVPQQEVVEKVVPSPTEEKVPVVTQERVIEQNVPQERVIEQSVPQERVIERSVPQERVTEQNVPQERVIEQSVPQERVIERVVPQERAIEQAAPTATEEKVPVVTQESVIEQNAPQERVIEQNASQKRVIEQNAPQERVIEQNAPQERVIEQNAPQERVIEQNAPQERVIEQNAPQERVVEQNVPQEMVIEQNAPQERVIERVAPQERGIEQAAPTATEGKVPVVIKKKVTEQAAPSVTEEIVTVSKEKEEVPVVTEEKVPAVRNETVIEKITPSVTEEKVVNQRKVVSYEDATENQENQVTGDEETDETELKFIITIQERIVREQTVSITPVMDKDANTRRNGKVAKKLLKRILKKVARAVREELSKRHKTAGAGQ; this is translated from the exons atgaaggaagaaaaagcaaaggctgaagaaacaaatgctgtcgttgaaaagacagtccctgctgtgacgccggcgaaggttgttagaaaggatgtgccctcggtgggagaaggaaaagactccgTTGTGACTCGAGTTGTTGAACCCGTTACCCCTTCGGTGGTAGCAGAAAAAGTAcccgttgtgacaaatcagaccGTTGCTGAAAAGATTCCCCCTACGGTGACCGAAGGAAAAGTCCACgttgttaaagaagagaaagttattgaaaaggttgtgccctcggtgacggaagaaaaactccccgttgtgacaaaggagaaggttgttgaggaggctgccccttcggtgacacaggagatcgtaagtgtgtctaaggagcaagcagaacttcctctcgtggcagaggagaagaaggttattgaaaagattatcccctcggtgacagaaggaaaagtcccggtagtccctcaacaggaggttgtAGAAAAAGTTGTCCCTTcgccgacagaagaaaaagttcctgttgtgacacaagaaagggttattgagcagaatgtcccacaagaaagggttattgaacagtctgtcccacaagaaagggttattgaaagg tctgtcccacaagaaagggttactgagcagaatgtcccacaagaaagggttattgaacagtctgtcccacaagaaagggttattgaaagggttgtcccacaagaaagggctattgaacaggccgcccctacggcgacagaagaaaaagttcctgttgtgacacaagaaagtgttattgaacagaatgccccacaagaaagggttattgaacagaatgcctcACAaaaaagggttattgaacagaatgccccacaagaaagggttattgaacagaatgccccacaagaaagg gttattgaacagaatgccccacaagaaagggttattgaacagaatgccccacaagaaagggttattgaacagaatgccccacaagaaagggttgttgaacagaatgtcccacaagaaatggttattgaacagaatgccccacaagaaagggttattgaaagggttgccccacaagaaaggggtattgaacaggctgcccctacggcgacagaaggaaaagttcccgttgtgataaaaaagaaggttactgaacaggctgccccttcggttacagaagagattgtcactgtttctaaagagaaagaagaagtccctgttgtaacagaggaaaaggttcccgctgtgagaaatgagacagttattgaaaagattactccttccgtaacagaagaaaaagttgtcaatcaacggaaggttgtttcttacgaagatgctacagaaaatcaggaaaatcaagTTACTGGAGATGAAGAAACGGACGAAACTGAATTGAAGTTTATCATCACCATACAAGAGAGAATAGTCCGCGAACAGACAGTCTCAATCACACCCGTGATGGATAAGGACGCCAacacaagaaggaatggaaaagtggcgaAGAAACTACTGAAAAGAATACTGAAGAAGGTTGCCCGCGCCGTACGGGAAGAATTAAGCAAGCGACACAAGACAGCGGGGGCGGGACAGTAG
- the LOC126990356 gene encoding titin-like isoform X11, with product MKEEKAKAEETNAVVEKTVPAVTPAKVVRKDVPSVGEGKDSVVTRVVEPVTPSVVAEKVPVVTNQTVAEKIPPTVTEGKVHVVKEEKVIEKVVPSVTEEKLPVVTKEKVVEEAAPSVTQEIVSVSKEQAELPLVAEEKKVIEKIIPSVTEGKVPVVPQQEVVEKVVPSPTEEKVPVVTQERVIEQNVPQERVIEQSVPQERVIERVVPQERAIEQAAPTATEEKVPVVTQESVIEQNAPQERVIEQNAPQERVIEQNAPQERVIEQNAPQERVIEQNAPQERVIEQNAPQERVIEQNAPQERVVEQNVPQEMVIEQNAPQERVIERVAPQERGIEQAAPTATEGKVPVVIKKKVTEQAAPSVTEEIVTVSKEKEEVPVVTEEKVPAVRNETVIEKITPSVTEEKVVNQRKVVSYEDATENQENQVTGDEETDETELKFIITIQERIVREQTVSITPVMDKDANTRRNGKVAKKLLKRILKKVARAVREELSKRHKTAGAGQ from the exons atgaaggaagaaaaagcaaaggctgaagaaacaaatgctgtcgttgaaaagacagtccctgctgtgacgccggcgaaggttgttagaaaggatgtgccctcggtgggagaaggaaaagactccgTTGTGACTCGAGTTGTTGAACCCGTTACCCCTTCGGTGGTAGCAGAAAAAGTAcccgttgtgacaaatcagaccGTTGCTGAAAAGATTCCCCCTACGGTGACCGAAGGAAAAGTCCACgttgttaaagaagagaaagttattgaaaaggttgtgccctcggtgacggaagaaaaactccccgttgtgacaaaggagaaggttgttgaggaggctgccccttcggtgacacaggagatcgtaagtgtgtctaaggagcaagcagaacttcctctcgtggcagaggagaagaaggttattgaaaagattatcccctcggtgacagaaggaaaagtcccggtagtccctcaacaggaggttgtAGAAAAAGTTGTCCCTTcgccgacagaagaaaaagttcctgttgtgacacaagaaagggttattgagcagaatgtcccacaagaaagggttattgaacagtctgtcccacaagaaagggttattgaaagggttgtcccacaagaaagggctattgaacaggccgCCCCTAcagcgacagaagaaaaagttcctgttgtgacacaagaaagtgttattgaacagaatgccccacaagaaagggttattgaacagaatgccccacaagaaagg gttattgaacagaatgccccacaagaaagggttattgaacagaatgccccacaagaaagg gttattgaacagaatgccccacaagaaagggttattgaacagaatgccccacaagaaagggttattgaacagaatgccccacaagaaagggttgttgaacagaatgtcccacaagaaatggttattgaacagaatgccccacaagaaagggttattgaaagggttgccccacaagaaaggggtattgaacaggctgcccctacggcgacagaaggaaaagttcccgttgtgataaaaaagaaggttactgaacaggctgccccttcggttacagaagagattgtcactgtttctaaagagaaagaagaagtccctgttgtaacagaggaaaaggttcccgctgtgagaaatgagacagttattgaaaagattactccttccgtaacagaagaaaaagttgtcaatcaacggaaggttgtttcttacgaagatgctacagaaaatcaggaaaatcaagTTACTGGAGATGAAGAAACGGACGAAACTGAATTGAAGTTTATCATCACCATACAAGAGAGAATAGTCCGCGAACAGACAGTCTCAATCACACCCGTGATGGATAAGGACGCCAacacaagaaggaatggaaaagtggcgaAGAAACTACTGAAAAGAATACTGAAGAAGGTTGCCCGCGCCGTACGGGAAGAATTAAGCAAGCGACACAAGACAGCGGGGGCGGGACAGTAG
- the LOC126990356 gene encoding titin-like isoform X10: MKEEKAKAEETNAVVEKTVPAVTPAKVVRKDVPSVGEGKDSVVTRVVEPVTPSVVAEKVPVVTNQTVAEKIPPTVTEGKVHVVKEEKVIEKVVPSVTEEKLPVVTKEKVVEEAAPSVTQEIVSVSKEQAELPLVAEEKKVIEKIIPSVTEGKVPVVPQQEVVEKVVPSPTEEKVPDVTQERVTEQNVPQERVIEQVVPQERAIEQAAPTATEEKVPVVTQESVIEQNAPQERVIEQNASQKRVIEQNAPQERVIEQNAPQERVIEQNAPQERVIEQNVPQERVIEQNAPQERVIEQNAPQERVIEQNAPQERVVEQNVPQEMVIEQNAPQERVIERVAPQERGIEQAAPTATEGKVPVVIKKKVTEQAAPSVTEEIVTVSKEKEEVPVVTEEKVPAVRNETVIEKITPSVTEEKVVNQRKVVSYEDATENQENQVTGDEETDETELKFIITIQERIVREQTVSITPVMDKDANTRRNGKVAKKLLKRILKKVARAVREELSKRHKTAGAGQ, encoded by the exons atgaaggaagaaaaagcaaaggctgaagaaacaaatgctgtcgttgaaaagacagtccctgctgtgacgccggcgaaggttgttagaaaggatgtgccctcggtgggagaaggaaaagactccgTTGTGACTCGAGTTGTTGAACCCGTTACCCCTTCGGTGGTAGCAGAAAAAGTAcccgttgtgacaaatcagaccGTTGCTGAAAAGATTCCCCCTACGGTGACCGAAGGAAAAGTCCACgttgttaaagaagagaaagttattgaaaaggttgtgccctcggtgacggaagaaaaactccccgttgtgacaaaggagaag GTTGTTGAGgaggctgccccttcggtgacacaggagatcgtaagtgtctctaaggagcaagcagaacttcctctcgtggcagaggagaagaaggttattgaaaagattatcccctcggtgacagaaggaaaagtcccggtagtccctcaacaggaggttgtAGAAAAAGTTGTCCCTTcgccgacagaagaaaaagttcctgatgtgacacaagaaagggttactgagcagaatgtcccacaagaaagggttattgaaca ggttgtcccacaagaaagggctattgaacaggccgcccctacggcgacagaagaaaaagttcctgttgtgacacaagaaagtgttattgaacagaatgccccacaagaaagggttattgaacagaatgcctcACAaaaaagggttattgaacagaatgccccacaagaaagggttattgaacagaatgccccacaagaaagggttattgaacagaatgccccacaagaaagggttattgaacagaatgtcccacaagaaagg gttattgaacagaatgccccacaagaaagggttattgaacagaatgccccacaagaaagggttattgaacagaatgccccacaagaaagggttgttgaacagaatgtcccacaagaaatggttattgaacagaatgccccacaagaaagggttattgaaagggttgccccacaagaaaggggtattgaacaggctgcccctacggcgacagaaggaaaagttcccgttgtgataaaaaagaaggttactgaacaggctgccccttcggttacagaagagattgtcactgtttctaaagagaaagaagaagtccctgttgtaacagaggaaaaggttcccgctgtgagaaatgagacagttattgaaaagattactccttccgtaacagaagaaaaagttgtcaatcaacggaaggttgtttcttacgaagatgctacagaaaatcaggaaaatcaagTTACTGGAGATGAAGAAACGGACGAAACTGAATTGAAGTTTATCATCACCATACAAGAGAGAATAGTCCGCGAACAGACAGTCTCAATCACACCCGTGATGGATAAGGACGCCAacacaagaaggaatggaaaagtggcgaAGAAACTACTGAAAAGAATACTGAAGAAGGTTGCCCGCGCCGTACGGGAAGAATTAAGCAAGCGACACAAGACAGCGGGGGCGGGACAGTAG
- the LOC126990356 gene encoding dynein heavy chain-like protein 2 isoform X12, translating into MKEEKAKAEETNAVVEKTVPAVTPAKVVRKDVPSVGEGKDSVVTRVVEPVTPSVVAEKVPVVTNQTVAEKIPPTVTEGKVHVVKEEKVIEKVVPSVTEEKLPVVTKEKVVEEAAPSVTQEIVSVSKEQAELPLVAEEKKVIEKIIPSVTEGKVPVVPQQEVVEKVVPSPTEEKVPVVTQERVIEQNVPQERVIEQSVPQERVIERSVPQERVTEQNVPQERVIEQSVPQERVIERVVPQERAIEQAAPTATEEKVPVVTQESVIEQNAPQERVIEQNAPQERVIEQNAPQERVIEQNAPQERVVEQNVPQEMVIEQNAPQERVIERVAPQERGIEQAAPTATEGKVPVVIKKKVTEQAAPSVTEEIVTVSKEKEEVPVVTEEKVPAVRNETVIEKITPSVTEEKVVNQRKVVSYEDATENQENQVTGDEETDETELKFIITIQERIVREQTVSITPVMDKDANTRRNGKVAKKLLKRILKKVARAVREELSKRHKTAGAGQ; encoded by the exons atgaaggaagaaaaagcaaaggctgaagaaacaaatgctgtcgttgaaaagacagtccctgctgtgacgccggcgaaggttgttagaaaggatgtgccctcggtgggagaaggaaaagactccgTTGTGACTCGAGTTGTTGAACCCGTTACCCCTTCGGTGGTAGCAGAAAAAGTAcccgttgtgacaaatcagaccGTTGCTGAAAAGATTCCCCCTACGGTGACCGAAGGAAAAGTCCACgttgttaaagaagagaaagttattgaaaaggttgtgccctcggtgacggaagaaaaactccccgttgtgacaaaggagaaggttgttgaggaggctgccccttcggtgacacaggagatcgtaagtgtgtctaaggagcaagcagaacttcctctcgtggcagaggagaagaaggttattgaaaagattatcccctcggtgacagaaggaaaagtcccggtagtccctcaacaggaggttgtAGAAAAAGTTGTCCCTTcgccgacagaagaaaaagttcctgttgtgacacaagaaagggttattgagcagaatgtcccacaagaaagggttattgaacagtctgtcccacaagaaagggttattgaaagg tctgtcccacaagaaagggttactgagcagaatgtcccacaagaaagggttattgaacagtctgtcccacaagaaagggttattgaaagggttgtcccacaagaaagggctattgaacaggccgcccctacggcgacagaagaaaaagttcctgttgtgacacaagaaagtgttattgaacagaatgccccacaagaaagg gttattgaacagaatgccccacaagaaagggttattgaacagaatgccccacaagaaagggttattgaacagaatgccccacaagaaagggttgttgaacagaatgtcccacaagaaatggttattgaacagaatgccccacaagaaagggttattgaaagggttgccccacaagaaaggggtattgaacaggctgcccctacggcgacagaaggaaaagttcccgttgtgataaaaaagaaggttactgaacaggctgccccttcggttacagaagagattgtcactgtttctaaagagaaagaagaagtccctgttgtaacagaggaaaaggttcccgctgtgagaaatgagacagttattgaaaagattactccttccgtaacagaagaaaaagttgtcaatcaacggaaggttgtttcttacgaagatgctacagaaaatcaggaaaatcaagTTACTGGAGATGAAGAAACGGACGAAACTGAATTGAAGTTTATCATCACCATACAAGAGAGAATAGTCCGCGAACAGACAGTCTCAATCACACCCGTGATGGATAAGGACGCCAacacaagaaggaatggaaaagtggcgaAGAAACTACTGAAAAGAATACTGAAGAAGGTTGCCCGCGCCGTACGGGAAGAATTAAGCAAGCGACACAAGACAGCGGGGGCGGGACAGTAG
- the LOC126990356 gene encoding dynein heavy chain-like protein 2 isoform X17, with amino-acid sequence MKEEKAKAEETNAVVEKTVPAVTPAKVVRKDVPSVGEGKDSVVTRVVEPVTPSVVAEKVPVVTNQTVAEKIPPTVTEGKVHVVKEEKVIEKVVPSVTEEKLPVVTKEKVVEEAAPSVTQEIVSVSKEQAELPLVAEEKKVIEKIIPSVTEGKVPVVPQQEVVEKVVPSPTEEKVPVVTQERVIEQNVPQERVIEQSVPQERVIERVVPQERAIEQAAPTATEEKVPVVTQESVIEQNAPQERVIEQNAPQERVIEQNAPQERVIEQNAPQERVIEQNAPQERVIEQNAPQERVVEQNVPQEMVIEQNAPQERVIERVAPQERGIEQAAPTATEGKVPVVIKKKVTEQAAPSVTEEIVTVSKEKEEVPVVTEEKVPAVRNETVIEKITPSVTEEKVVNQRKVVSYEDATENQENQVTGDEETDETELKFIITIQERIVREQTVSITPVMDKDANTRRNGKVAKKLLKRILKKVARAVREELSKRHKTAGAGQ; translated from the exons atgaaggaagaaaaagcaaaggctgaagaaacaaatgctgtcgttgaaaagacagtccctgctgtgacgccggcgaaggttgttagaaaggatgtgccctcggtgggagaaggaaaagactccgTTGTGACTCGAGTTGTTGAACCCGTTACCCCTTCGGTGGTAGCAGAAAAAGTAcccgttgtgacaaatcagaccGTTGCTGAAAAGATTCCCCCTACGGTGACCGAAGGAAAAGTCCACgttgttaaagaagagaaagttattgaaaaggttgtgccctcggtgacggaagaaaaactccccgttgtgacaaaggagaaggttgttgaggaggctgccccttcggtgacacaggagatcgtaagtgtgtctaaggagcaagcagaacttcctctcgtggcagaggagaagaaggttattgaaaagattatcccctcggtgacagaaggaaaagtcccggtagtccctcaacaggaggttgtAGAAAAAGTTGTCCCTTcgccgacagaagaaaaagttcctgttgtgacacaagaaagggttattgagcagaatgtcccacaagaaagggttattgaacagtctgtcccacaagaaagggttattgaaagggttgtcccacaagaaagggctattgaacaggccgCCCCTAcagcgacagaagaaaaagttcctgttgtgacacaagaaagtgttattgaacagaatgccccacaagaaagg gttattgaacagaatgccccacaagaaagggttattgaacagaatgccccacaagaaagg gttattgaacagaatgccccacaagaaagggttattgaacagaatgccccacaagaaagggttattgaacagaatgccccacaagaaagggttgttgaacagaatgtcccacaagaaatggttattgaacagaatgccccacaagaaagggttattgaaagggttgccccacaagaaaggggtattgaacaggctgcccctacggcgacagaaggaaaagttcccgttgtgataaaaaagaaggttactgaacaggctgccccttcggttacagaagagattgtcactgtttctaaagagaaagaagaagtccctgttgtaacagaggaaaaggttcccgctgtgagaaatgagacagttattgaaaagattactccttccgtaacagaagaaaaagttgtcaatcaacggaaggttgtttcttacgaagatgctacagaaaatcaggaaaatcaagTTACTGGAGATGAAGAAACGGACGAAACTGAATTGAAGTTTATCATCACCATACAAGAGAGAATAGTCCGCGAACAGACAGTCTCAATCACACCCGTGATGGATAAGGACGCCAacacaagaaggaatggaaaagtggcgaAGAAACTACTGAAAAGAATACTGAAGAAGGTTGCCCGCGCCGTACGGGAAGAATTAAGCAAGCGACACAAGACAGCGGGGGCGGGACAGTAG